DNA from Pseudoalteromonas marina:
AGTTCTACTCGGTACGGCATCATTTTGGGAAGGGGTAGATGTGAGAGGCAGTACATTAAGCTGTGTTATTATAGATAAATTGCCTTTTGCAGCGCCAGACGACCCCTTGTTGCAAGCTAAAATGCAGGATTGCCAAATGCAGGGAAAAGACCCATTTGCACATATCCAATTACCACAAGCAGTTATTGCCTTAAAGCAAGGTGTAGGGCGATTAATTCGTGATAGCAAAGATAAAGGCGTGCTTGTTATATGTGATAATAGATTAGTAACACGCCAATATGGTCAAGTGTTCTTAAAAAGCTTACCTGCAATGCGTCGTACGCGAAGCTTAGAAGTCGCTAATACATTTTTACAACAAATTAATTAGAGTAATAAAATGATCAAAAGTAATATTCTTGCCCTTGATGCTTCAACAGAAGCACTATCACTTGTTTTACATTATAAGGGAGAGACATTTCATCATTTTGAAGAGTGCCCTCAGCAGCATAGTCAAAAAATTCTACCTTTGATTGATGAGTTATTGGCCAAAGCAAATTGTAAATTAAAAGAACTGGATGTTATTGGTTTTGGCCAAGGGCCCGGTAGTTTTACAGGCGTAAGAATTAGTGTTGCTATAGCTCAAGGGTTAGCGTACTCAACTAATTTACCATTGGTAGGTGTTTCTACATTGGCTGTTATGGCGCAACAAGCATACGAGCAAAACAACAGCTCACTTGTTTTTCCAAGTATAGATGCGCGTATGGGTGAAATTTACTTTGCACAATACCAAGAAAATAATGGTTTAATGGAATTAGTTAATAACGAGTGTGTTATTAAACCTGAACTTTTAACTAATGAGTATATAACGAGTAACGAAGCATCAGTTGCAGTAGGCACAGGTTTTAAAACGTACCCTGATGCATTAGCAAACTTTGAAAACATCACTATTAATACAGACATAACATTACCAGATGCACGTTTTATGCTTGCCTTTGTTGATGCCGCCTTTATTGCAGGCCAGGGCGTTCAAGCAAGTGATGCCCAACCAAAGTACGTTCGTGATACTGTAACATGGAAAAAGTTACCAGGGCGCGAATAAAACAGTACCGCGTTAATTTGCAAATTGATTGTTTTTAAATCATAATTTTAGTTATGTTTAAGGTTGGAGAAGCGTGATGACGCTGCCTATTGGCTCTGGTTTTTTTACAGGTGATATTCCTGGTAGAGTAATCCCTGCTAAGGGAGTAACTGCAAGACCACAAGGTTTGGCAGATCAAGCTGCTGCTCAAAAAACAAATACTGATTATGTAAAAACCAGTGCCGAGGGCGTTGAGCTTGCTAATCGATTGTTCAAAACTAGCGCAAAGGGTGATAACTTCAGCCAAACAATTTACGACCAGCCTAGTGCAAAAAATAGCAAAGCCATTTCTACCTATACTGAGTTTGCAAATTTAGAACGCAGAGCTGAAGTACAAAATTTAATTGGGGTAGATATTTACGCTTAAAAGTAATCAACCTTTAATAAAAACCGAACATTGTTCGGTTTTTTTTGCTTTATACGTATTTTACTGTTCTATAAAGTGTATTAACTTATCAGCTATATCTGTATTATTTTGAGAACCAACAAATTGTTCACTCCCTTTACCATAAGCAAAAACTTGTACGTCTACTGCAGTATGGCCACCCGTAGTCCATCCAGTAAAGCTTGTGTCACTAATAATACTTTTAACGGCTAAGTTGAGTGCTTTGTCACCCATAGATTTAGCTTGCTCAAGTTTTATTTTGTTTTCAGGGGTAAATGCAATGCTGGTATATTTATTCCACACTGATTTTAAATCATCAGACTCAAGTAAGTGTTGTGTAATTGTACCTGCTGTTGCTTTTACGCCATGCACAACATCTGCTTCCCACTTATATTGGCCGTGCGCACCCAATGTTAAGCCACCTGTAGAGTGATCAGCAGTTATAACTAATAAAGTATCTTTATTTTTATCAACATACGCTTTAGCTTTTTCGATAGCAGATGCAAAGTCATCCATTTCGGCCATGGCACAGGCTATATCATTTGCATGCCCACACCAATCAATTTGGCTACCTTCAATCATTACAAAAAAACCATCTTTATTTTGATTGTCTAGAAGGTCGAGTGCTTTAGAAGTAAGCTTAGTTAACCTTGTTGGGTTTTCGTCTAACGCAAAAGGTAAGCCTTTAGCGGCATATAAACCGATAGCTGGAAGTTGCGTAATTTGATCAAGGTTTTGAATATCGTCACCATACTGGTAACCCGCTGCTTTAAATTCGTCAACTAAATTTCTGTCGTCTCGAATAAAGTATTTAGTACCACCACCCAGCATTAGGTCAACGGGTAGTTTGCCTGTGATTTTATTATCAATATAATCATTAGCAATTTCGTCGTAATTATTACGTGATTCATTATGAGCGGCAAAGCTTGCTGGTGTAGCGTGGTTTATTTGTGATGTAGCTAATAGGGCTGTAGTCATGCCTCGCTGTTTAGCGATTTCAAGCATTGTTTTAAGTGGTTTTTTATCAGTATCTACGGCAATTGCACCATTATAACTTTTATGCCCGCTGCTCAACGCTGTCGCACTTGCGGCGCTATCGGTTACAACTGTGTGATCGTCAGGGTAAGTACGCGCCATTCCTGTCAGCATGGTATCAAAAACGGTTTGCTCAACAGACTTTGTAGTGGGGTCATCTTTAAAATAACGATAAGCAGTAGTATAAGCAGGCCCCATGCCATCACCAATCATATAAATTACATTTTTAGGTGCAGTTTCGGCCATTGCACCAGATGCAGTGCACATTAGAGCTAACACACTTAGTTGTTTTTTCATGTTTTATGTACCTTTTGAGTGTACTTTATTAATAGCTAAATTATTGTATACCTTAACTATGATAAATAAATTAATAGATTGCGACAAATGATGATTTAGCTATATATAAGCTGATTATTGTGCGTAAAAATTATTGTAAAGCCGTTAAAACATCTATTAGGAAACACCAAATAACAAAAAATACACACATAATAGTCGAGCTAAATTAAAAATAACATTATGAATAAATGACGGTTTTTATTTATTCTTCTAGGTTGCAGTTGTAGCCTCAGCGACTAAAATAACAAACATTTAGTGAAACTATTTAGTGGTCTGACAACTTGTATGTTATAAATTTACAAAAATAAAAAGGGGTTTATGTGCGGCCATTTAATATTAAAACACGTAATTTAGATATTCATGGTTTAAAAATAGGCTCTGGTGAAGAGGTAGTAATAGCACTTCACGGTTGGTTAGATAATTGTAATAGTTTTAAGCCCATGCTTGATGGCCAAAAGCCAGAGCAAACTTGGTACTGTATTGATTTTTCTGGACATGGTTTAACATCGTGGCGCAGTGATGACGCTCATTACTATTTTGTTGATTACATCGATGATGTTTATCAATTTATTGAAGCCATTGGTGCTGACAAAGTTCATTTAGTCGGGCATTCTATGGGAGCTATGGTCGCGGGTCTTTTCGCCAGTTGCTTTAGTCAAATGGTTAAATCGGTAAATTTTATTGAGGGTATTGGCTGCGTAACAACACCCAGCGAGGCAGTTACGGAGCAACTAAAAAATGCTGTGCTTAATCGTGCAAGAACGCATAATAAAAAAACAAGAATATATCCCTGTAAAAAAGATATTTACGAGGCACGGTCTAAAACAACCGACTTAGATGTTGAATTAATTTCGCTATTGATGGAACGAAATATCAAAACAGTCTCTAAGGGTTTTGCACTAACAACCGATCCTAAGCTCAAAAATCATTCAGGTTTTAGGTTTGATGAAGTGCAATGTATTGGTGCAATAAAAGAATTAATTGCACCATGCCAATTAATTTTAGGTAACCAAGGTTACGCGTTTGTAAAACAAAATTTAGAAAAATATATTAATTATTACAATGACTTGAGTGTAATTAATGTGGAGGGCGGGCACCATTGCCATATGCAAAGTAGCAAAGAATGTTAT
Protein-coding regions in this window:
- a CDS encoding alpha/beta hydrolase, whose translation is MRPFNIKTRNLDIHGLKIGSGEEVVIALHGWLDNCNSFKPMLDGQKPEQTWYCIDFSGHGLTSWRSDDAHYYFVDYIDDVYQFIEAIGADKVHLVGHSMGAMVAGLFASCFSQMVKSVNFIEGIGCVTTPSEAVTEQLKNAVLNRARTHNKKTRIYPCKKDIYEARSKTTDLDVELISLLMERNIKTVSKGFALTTDPKLKNHSGFRFDEVQCIGAIKELIAPCQLILGNQGYAFVKQNLEKYINYYNDLSVINVEGGHHCHMQSSKECYEHIQAFMVQSGAR
- a CDS encoding alkaline phosphatase, producing MKKQLSVLALMCTASGAMAETAPKNVIYMIGDGMGPAYTTAYRYFKDDPTTKSVEQTVFDTMLTGMARTYPDDHTVVTDSAASATALSSGHKSYNGAIAVDTDKKPLKTMLEIAKQRGMTTALLATSQINHATPASFAAHNESRNNYDEIANDYIDNKITGKLPVDLMLGGGTKYFIRDDRNLVDEFKAAGYQYGDDIQNLDQITQLPAIGLYAAKGLPFALDENPTRLTKLTSKALDLLDNQNKDGFFVMIEGSQIDWCGHANDIACAMAEMDDFASAIEKAKAYVDKNKDTLLVITADHSTGGLTLGAHGQYKWEADVVHGVKATAGTITQHLLESDDLKSVWNKYTSIAFTPENKIKLEQAKSMGDKALNLAVKSIISDTSFTGWTTGGHTAVDVQVFAYGKGSEQFVGSQNNTDIADKLIHFIEQ
- the tsaB gene encoding tRNA (adenosine(37)-N6)-threonylcarbamoyltransferase complex dimerization subunit type 1 TsaB, producing the protein MIKSNILALDASTEALSLVLHYKGETFHHFEECPQQHSQKILPLIDELLAKANCKLKELDVIGFGQGPGSFTGVRISVAIAQGLAYSTNLPLVGVSTLAVMAQQAYEQNNSSLVFPSIDARMGEIYFAQYQENNGLMELVNNECVIKPELLTNEYITSNEASVAVGTGFKTYPDALANFENITINTDITLPDARFMLAFVDAAFIAGQGVQASDAQPKYVRDTVTWKKLPGRE